Within the uncultured Draconibacterium sp. genome, the region CACACCCAGCGGAAAGGTCCAAAGCCATAATCGAAAAACAGTGGTCCCATAATATCCTGAACGTATGACGGGTATTTAAATTCTCCATCGGCTTTGGTAATATCGGCACCCGCTCTGCCGGCTTCCAGTAAAAAGGCATTGCCATAGTCCCAGAAATACATGCCGTTTTGGGTGAGTTTATTCACCGCAGAAACGTGCCGGCGCAGGGTTTTATATACTTCTTCTTTAAACTGCTCCGGATTTTCGGCCATCATTTTATTTGATTCCTCGAAACTCAGTCCGGCCGGGTAATAACCACCTGCAAACGGATTGTGCAATGATGTTTGGTCAGAGCCAAGTTCAACCGGAATATTTTCTTCAGCCAGCTTTTCCCATAAATCAACAATATTTCCCTGGAAGGCCAGCGAAACAGTTTCTTTTTTGTCACGGGCTTTTTGTGCACGAGCAATTAATTCGTTCAGGTCGGTAAAAACTTCATCTACCCAACCCTGACTGTGGCGAACTTCAACTGCCTTTGGATTGACTTCGGCAACAATACACACCATCCCGGCAATTACAGTTGCTTTGGGTTGAGCTCCCGACATGCCTCCCAGGCCGCTGGTAACAAATATTTTTCCGCCAAAATCGCCGGGCGAGTGCAGGCGGGCTGCATTCATTACAGTAATGGTTGTGCCGTGCACAATTCCTTGTGGACCAATGTACATGTACGATCCGGCAGTCATTTGACCGTATTGCGAAACGCCAAGTGCATTCATCCGTTCGTAATCGTCGCGGCCCGAATAATTCGGAATTACCATGCCATTTGTAACCACAACGCGCGGTGCATTTTTGTGTGAGGGGTACAAACCCATCGGGTGACCGGAATACATGACCAGTGTTTGTTCTTCGGTCATTTCGGCCAGGTATTTCATTGTAAGCAGGTACTGCGCCCAGTTTTGAAAAACCGCACCATTTCCACCGTAAGTAATCAATTCGTGCGGGTGTTGTGCTACTGCGTAATCCAGGTTGTTTTGGATCATCAGCATAATCGATGCTGCTTGTTTTGATTTTGCCGGGTATTCATCAATAGGGCGTGCATACATTTTATAATCAGGACGAAAACGGTACATGTAAATACGCCCGAATGTTTCCAGTTCGTTTAAAAATTCAGGGGCAAGCACTTCATGAAATTTTGCAGGGAAATAGCGCAATGCATTTTTTAACGCCAGTTTTTTCTCTTTTGCCGATAATATGTCCTTTCTTTTTGGGGCATGGTTAATGTTGGTTTCAAACGGTTTCGGTAATGGGAGTTCGTTCGGAATCCCTAATAAAATGGCTGTTTTAAAAGCTGCTAAATTCATGTTCCCTCTGCTTTAATCTTAATTATTTCGAAATACAGCGGCAAATTATCGCCTTTCCCCGAATTTACTTCTGATATTTCACACCTTTTGAAAATATTTGTGGTTATTGTAGAAATTAAAGGGAAAATGAATAATAATTGAATAGATGAAAAGATTAAGAATTGTATTAATAGCATTAGTAAGTGTAGTTTTATTTTCGAGCTGCGGCTATAATAAAATGGTGGAAATGGATGAGCAGGTAACAGCTTCGTGGGCACAGGTAGAGAACGTGTATCAGCGTCGTGCCGATCTGATTCCTAACCTTGTAAACACAGTTAAAGGTTATGCAGAGCACGAGCAGGAAACGCTGACCGGTGTTATTGAAGCACGCTCGAAAGCTACTTCAGTGAATATCGATCCAACAAATCTGAATCCTCAGACTATCCAGCAATTTAACCAGGCGCAGGAAGGACTTTCCTCAGCTTTAAGTAAGTTGATGGTGGTTGTTGAACGTTATCCTGATTTAAAAGCCAACCAGAATTTCTTGGAATTGCAGGCGCAGCTGGAAGGCACTGAAAACCGAATTGCGGTTGAACGACGTAAATTCAACCAGACAACACAATCGTACAATGCTTATATCCGGAAATTTCCGCGGGTAATTTATGCCGGTTGGTTTGGGTTCGAAAAGAAAACATATTTCGAGGCGCAGCAAGGTGCAGAACAAGCTCCTGAAGTACAATTTTAAAAAGAGTTAGTATGGGAGTTCAAAAATATTTTAGCGAAGCAGGGAAATTGCAAATTACCAATGCCATTCGTGTGGCTGAAACCAATACCTCGGGAGAGATACGGGTGCACATCGAAAATCATTGTAAAGGTGATGTGTTAGATCGTGCCGCTTACCTTTTCGAGAAGTTGGAAATGCACAAAACCGAATTACGTAACGGTGTGCTTTTTTACCTGGCAGTTGAGGATAAAAAGTTTGCGATTCTGGGCGATGGAGGAATAAACCAAAAGGTGGCCAACGATTTCTGGGAAAGTACAAAAGAAGTGGTGATTGCCAAATTAAAAGAGGGTAAATACGCAGAAGCTTTGGCCGACGGAATTATAATGGCAGGCGAACAATTAAAAACGCATTTTCCTTACCAGGATGACGACGTGAATGAATTATCAGACGAAATTTCGTTTGGAAAATAGAAAATTATGAAAAGAACAATAATATTACTATTTGCACTGGTCGTAACTGCTACAAGTGTTTTGGCACAAATACCCGAACGTCCGAAACCGGCACGTTTGGTAAATGATTTTGCCAACTTGTTAAGCGATGGCGAACAGCAGAATATGGAAAATGCCCTGGAACAGTTTGCACGAAAAACCTCCACACAAATTGTTGTGGTGACGGTTCCCGATCTGGAAGGATATGATCGTGCTGATTATGCACAACGACTGGGTGAAAACTGGGGAGTTGGCCAAAAAGGCAACGATAATGGTTTGGTGGTTTTGGTAAAACCCAAAGTTGGTAACAGCAGAGGGCAAGTGTTTATAGCCACCGGTTACGGACTGGAAGGCGTTTTACCCGATGCCATCGTAAATACCACAGTTGTTAATGAGGAGATGATTCCGCGTTTTAAGCAGAATGATTATTACGGCGGTTTAGCTGCCGGATTAAACGTAATTATGGATATCACCCGCGGCGAATATACCGCAGAGAATTACCAGGAAAAGGTTGAAGCCGGCGGTAGTGCCGGAATTCCCCTTGGTATTATCTTTTTTGTTTTGCTGATAACCTTATTCGGAAGACGCCGACGTGGTCGTTTCTACTCACCGGGCAGAAGTTTGCCATTTTGGATGGCCATGGGAATGATGTCGGGTAGTCATCGTTCGTCAGGTTCGTTCGGAAACTTTTCTTCAGGAAGCGGAAGCTTCGGAGGCGGAGGTTTCGGCGGTTTCGGCGGTGGAAGCTTTGGCGGCGGAGGTGCCGGTGGAAGCTGGTAAAAAGAAGTTTATTATTCGTTACATAAAACAATGTTCAAAAGTGAGGAAGTCGTTTCTGGAGGAGCGGCTTTTTTCTTTTTAAGGTTTTTGGTAATCCATGCTAGGGTTTTATAACCTTGGCTTTAAGAATGCTCGCGCAGACAATGTCGAAAATTATTATACACAAATACTGCTTTTGTCTACTTGGATTAGGCAAAAAATAACGATTTAGTTGTGATTAGTAATCTATATTTGTAATGTACAAACCCGATACAAACTCTTAACAACAGAGTCAATCAAAAGAAGTATAGATGCAATGAAGAAAAAATCCCGGAGTGGACGCCGGGATTTTTTATGGACGAAATCTTTAAGTATTACCTTTTAAAACGTCCGTAAACAAAGAAGCCGATTCAAAATTTTTGAACCGGCTTTTGTTTGATCAATATCTTAATGCTTACTCAGCTATATCTTCAACTACGTTAATATTCTGGTCAACCAAAATACGACCACAATATTCGCAAACGATAATTTTTTTGCGGCTGGCAATGTCCAACTGTCTCTGAGGTGGAATTTTGTTAAAACAACCACCGCAAGCATCACGCTGAATAGTAACTACGGCCAAACCGTTGCGTGCATTTTTACGAATACGCTTAAAAGCTCCCAACAGACGAGGCTCGATAAACGACTCGATCTTTTCTGATTTTGCTCTCAGCTTTTCTTCTTCGATCTTGGTTTCTTCAGTAATTTCAGAAAGTTCGTTTTTCTTTCTGTCCAGATCTTCCTCACGCTCCTTCAACTGTTCTTTCGATGCAGTAATGGTTTCTTTCTTCTGAGTCATTTCTGCGGTAAATTCTTTAATTCGTTTTTCCGAAAGTTCGATTTCCAGATTTTGGAACTCCATTTCTTTCGAAAGTGAATCGAATTCACGGTTGTTACGAACGTTGTTTTGCTGCTCGGTGTATTTTACAATCAACGCTTGCGAATCCTTAATCGCAATTTTTTTGTTGTTGATTGAAGTATCCAGATTTTTAACCTCGTCATCAAGGTTTACTAACCTGGTTTTCAAACCGGCAATTTCGTCTTCCAAGTCCTGAACTTCTAAAGGAAGCTCACCCCTTAGGGTTTTTATTTTGTCAACTTCAGAAACAACACTTTGCAATTCATGCAACGCGCGTAATTTCTCTTCTACTGAGATGTCTTTGTCTTCTTGCCTTGAATATGGTGCATTCATGCTCGTAATATTTTTTTATACATAAAAATCAGAAGTAAAAAACCGGGTTGGTATTCACCTCTGATAAATGGACTGCAAATTTAGGGAAATTTTTTGTAAGTAGCTCATAAAAAAGTTCTTTAGTGAACTGTTCACTCTCAAAATGTCCGATATCGGCGATAACTATTTTATTTTCGGCATCAAAAAATTGATGATATTTAAAGTCGCCGGTTACAAAAAAGTCGGCTCCGGATGCAATTGCCTGGTTTAAAAGGAACGAACCTGCACCTCCGCAAACGGCTATTTTCTTCACTTTTTTATCTTGTAAAGCGGTGTGCCTTATCATTTTCACATCAAATGTTTTCTTTAACTGGCTAAGAAAAGCAGTTTCACTTTTTTCTTTAGGTAACGAACCGATCATTCCGGCTCCAATCTGATCAAATTTATTGTCGAGCGAATAAATATCGTAAGCAACTTCTTCGTAAGGATGAGCCTGAATGAGTGAATTTATGACTTTTCCCTGAAGGTAATCGAGGAAGATCGTTTCAACACGGATCTCATTTTCGTAATGCTGCTCACCTTTTTTTCCAACAAAGGGATTGGTGGTTTCGCTTCCTCTGAAAGTACCTTGCCCGTGCACATTAAAACTACACGAGTCGTACTCTCCAATGTGTCCGGCACCGGCTGTAAAAATGGCTTCGCGAACCTGATTGGCATGATCAACCGGAACATAAGTTACCAGCTTTTTCAGCATTCCGCCAGTAGGTTGAAGAATTTTGCAATTCTCTAATCCAAGCTTTTCGCAGATTTTCCCATTTACTCCGCCTGTAACGCTGTCGAGGTTGGTGTGGGCGGCATAAATGGCCACATCGTTTTTTATGGCTTTTATCAATGTGCGTTCAATGTAGTTTTTGCCCGTAATTTTTTTCAAGCCTGAAAAGATAATGGGATGATGGGCTATAATTAATTCCGCCTTTCTTTTTATTGCTTCATCAACAATTGTTTCGGTAACGTCGAGCGTAATCAAAACTGCCGAAACTTTAGCATTTTTATCGCCAAGAATTAGCCCGGCATTGTCATACGATTCCTGCAATTTTAAAGGTGCAAGTTCTTCTATAAAATTGGTAATATCTTTAATTTTCATTTTCACCAAGCCCTTTTTTTATCGCGATTAGTTCTTGTTTAATATCTTGTAAACGTTTAACCACCTCGAAATTGTTTAATGTATCTTCCGGATTTTCTTTCAGTTTCTTCCGGGCGCCGTCAATGGTCAGTCCGCGTTCTTTTACCAAATGGTTTATCATCCGGATCGTTTCCAGATCTTTTGGCGTGAATTGTCGGTTGCCTTTTTTGTTCTTCACCGGCTTTAGCGCCTCAAACTGGTTCTCCCAATAACGAATGTGCGATACGTTTACGCCAAACATTTCGGCTACTTCGCCAATGGAATACAGCATCTTTTCTATTTTGGGCTTTTTGTATGGCACGCGCGAATAATTTAGATGCAAGATAAAAGAATTTGAAGCTGTTACAAAAGAGTGACTGATTTTTTGATGTGCAGACGTTTTGCCAAATAAAAACTTCCACCGAAATGAACAGATGGAAGCCCTAATATTTTTTAGAAATCGCGAAATTGTTTAATCCAGCGATTGCCCGATATTCGATGAAATCGCAATCATTTTGTCGTATTCCTGTGGCGTAAGATCTTTAAACATGTAGTAAGCCGGGTTTACTTTGCGGCCGTCTTTGTGCACTTCGTAGTGTAGGTGAGGCGCAGTTGATCCTCCGGTGTTACCAAGGTAACCGATAATCTCGCCACGTTTAACTTGCTGGCCGCGCTTAACATTAAAACCATTCAGATGCCCGTAAAGCGTTTCGTAGCCATACCCATGGTCAATTTTAACGTGTAGCCCAAAACCCACTTTGCTTCGTTTCGAACCTTTTACTTCGGTAACTTTTCCGTCGCCGGTAGCATAAACCGGAGTTCCTACAGGAGCCGTAAAATCTTGCCCCCAGTGCATTTTACGCACCTTGTAAATCGGGTGCATCCGGTATCCCCAACCACTTGATGTGCGTTTTAGATCTTTGTTGGTAATGGGCATAATTGCCGGTAACGAAGCCAGCATTTTTTCTTTGTTCAGTGCCAGCTCCAAAACTTCGTCGTAGGATTTTGATTGTATATAAGCCTGTTTGGAAATTACATCCAGCTTATGTGCTGTTGCAATAACCAATTCGGCATTGTCCATATCTTCCAACTCCGAATATTTATTCACACCACCAAAACCTGCATTACGTACAGTTGAAGGAATTGGCTCTGCTTCAAAAATTACGCGGTAAATATTATCGTCGCGCTGCTGCAACTCCGATAATACATTCTCTACTTTATCCAAATCCTTCGAAAGCAATTCATACTGGGTAATCAAACGCTTGTTTTCGCGCATCAATCGTTTTGATCGCGGTGTATCGTAAAAGTTTACGAAGATTAGCGTGATTACAATCGCCAATGCCAAACTACTCGCAAAATAGGTAAGTAATTTTGTTGCTTTGGCTTTCCAACTTAATCCTACGCTCTCGTAACTGAGGGTATCCGGGTTAAATTTATATTTCTTTTTTGCCATATAAAAGGCCGGTTTTTTCTCTTTATTAATGTCTATTCATTAAATCCTATAACTTTGCATGGATTTAATAAAACGTGATTTTTCACGCGGCAAAGGTAAGTAAATAACTCATAATTAATGAATTTGTTTTCTTTGCATTAAATATTTTTAACGAATTCATAAATCATACAGACGGAAAATGAAGACTTCTAAAGAGATACGTAAGGCTTTTCTCGACTTTTTTACTGAGAAAGAACATCAGATTGTAAACTCTGCACCGATGGTTGTAAAAGGCGATCCTACGTTGATGTTTACCAATGCGGGGATGAACCAGTTTAAAGACCAGTTTTTGGGTAACGAACCGGTAAAATATCCGCGGGTGGCCGATACGCAAAAATGTCTGCGTGTTTCAGGAAAACACAACGATTTGGAAGAAGTTGGTTTGGATACCTACCACCACACCATGTTCGAAATGTTGGGAAACTGGTCGTTTGGCGATTACTTTAAAAAAGAAGCGATCGACTGGGCATGGGAGTTTTTGGTAAAACGTATGGGAATTGATGCCGGCCGTTTGTATGCCACTGTTTTTGAAGGAAGTGCCGATGATAACCAGGAGCGCGACAACGAAGCTGCCGGTTACTGGGAGCAGTACTTGCCAAAAGACCGTATCCTGAACGGAAATAAAAAAGATAATTTTTGGGAAATGGGCGAGACCGGACCATGCGGGCCTTGTTCAGAGGTACACGTTGATATTCGCTCGGATGAAGAGCGTGCAAAAGTTCCGGGACGCGATTTGGTAAACATGGACCACCCGCAGGTGATTGAAATATGGAACCTGGTGTTTATTCAATTTAACCGAAAAGCAAACGGAAACCTGGAAAGTTTACCGGCCAAACACGTTGACACCGGAATGGGTTTCGAGCGTTTGTGTATGGTTTTACAAGGCGTTCAGTCGAACTATGATACTGATGTTTTCCAGAATACAATTGCTGAAATTGGAAAACTGTGTAATAAAAAATATGGCGAAGACGAAAAAATTGATATTGCCATGCGCGTTATTGCCGACCACCTTCGTGCGGTTGCATTTGCCATTGCCGACGGTCAGTTGCCATCGAATAACAAAGCCGGATATGTAATCCGCCGTATTTTGCGCCGTGCCGTTCGTTACGGTTATACTTTCCTCGATTTAAAGGATGCCTTTATCTATCGTTTGGTTGACGTATTAAAAGAAAATATGGGAGAAGCTTTCCCTGAGTTAGTAAGTCAGCAAACCTTGATTGAAAAAGTAATTAAAGAGGAGGAAGAATCATTCCTGCGCACCCTTTCAACCGGTATTAAAATGTTGGACGATATTATTTCAAAAGCCAAAAAAGATGGTGCCAAAGAAATTGCCGGAAAAGATGCTTTTGTATTGTATGATACCTTTGGATTCCCGCTTGACCTTACCGAATTGATTACCCGCGAAAACGATTTGGGTGTTGATGAAAAAGGTTTTGCTGTGGAAATGCAGGCGCAAAAAGATCGTTCCAGAAATGCTGCTGCCCAGGAAACCGATGATTGGGTGGAACTGCGCAAAATTGAAAAGACAGAATTTTTAGGCTACGACAAACTGGAAGCCGAAATTAAAATAGCGCGTTATCGTAAAGTAACACAAAAGAAAAAATCGTTTTACCAACTGGTATTCGATCAAACGCCGTTTTATGGCGAATCGGGGGGACAGGTTGGCGATGCCGGTTACATTGAATTTGATGGTGTAAAAACTTCGATCATTGATACGCAAAAAGAAAATAACCTGACGGTTCATTTGGTAAATCAACTTCCTGAAAACCCGGAAGAAACTTTTTACGCTGTGGTAAATGCCAAACGCCGTACAAATATTGCCAATAACCACACAGCAACACACTTGCTGCATGCTGCTTTACGCGAGGTTTTAGGGTCGCATGTTGAGCAAAAAGGATCGTTGGTAAATGCCGATCATTTGCGTTTCGACTTTTCGCATTTCCAGAAAATGAGCGATGAAGAAATTGCAGCGGTAGAGAAACTGGTTAACGAAAAAATCCGTGAGAATTCAGTAAAAGAAGAAAACCGTGAAATGCCGATTGAAGAAGCAAAAGCAACCGGTGCAATGATGTTGTTTGGAGAGAAGTATGGCGAGGCAGTTCGTGTAATTAAATTTGGCGAATCGATAGAGTTGTGTGGCGGGACACACGTTGCGGCAACCGGCCAGATCGGTTTGCTAAAAATTGTTTCGGAAAGTGCAATTGCAGCCGGTGTACGCAGGATTGAAGCTATTACTGCCGATCGTGCAGAAAAATATATCAACGATCAATTGTCGTTATTGGATAGCATTCGCGAATCGGTGAAGGGATCGAAAGATGTTCTGGGAAGTGTGATTGCTTTGAATGAGCAAAATACAGAACTGACTAAACAGCTTGAAGCATTCCAGCGCGAGAACCTTAAAAATGTTAAGGCTAATCTGAAGAGTAAAATTTTAATGGAGAATGGAGTGAATATCATTTCCGGAAAAATTATACTCGAAAATGCTGCCTTAATTAAAGATTTGGCATTTCAGTTAAAAAGCGAAGTGGATGACTTGTATTTGGTGATTGGAGCTGAGGTAAAAGGCAAGCCTAATTTAACGGTAATGATTTCGGATAATATTGTTGCCGATAAAGGATTAAATGCCGGACAGATTGTTCGCGAAGCCGGAAAAGAAATCAAAGGTGGTGGCGGTGGCCAGCCATTTTATGCTACTGCCGGTGGAAAAGATGTTGATGGTTTACAGGCTGCCATTGAAAAAGCACTGTCGTTTTTGCAGTAGATGAAATTAGAACGCAGTTAACGCATTCAGACCTTCAAGGTTCCCAAAACCTTGAAGGTCTTTTTGTATCAGCTGGCCAAAAATGGGCTTCCTCCGACAAAAAATAGTCGTCCTCCGATGAAAAAACCGATCCTCCGACGGAAAAATGGTCTTCTCCGACGAAAAACCTACATTCTCCGAAGGTAAAAACCTTTCCTTGTTTACATTTATCTTGTCCGACGATCGGAGGACAAGAAATTTGTAACGGAGGAGCACTAATTTTTATCAAATATTATCATTTTGTTATTTGGAGCCCACTTTTGTCACAAAAAAATG harbors:
- the alaS gene encoding alanine--tRNA ligase; translation: MKTSKEIRKAFLDFFTEKEHQIVNSAPMVVKGDPTLMFTNAGMNQFKDQFLGNEPVKYPRVADTQKCLRVSGKHNDLEEVGLDTYHHTMFEMLGNWSFGDYFKKEAIDWAWEFLVKRMGIDAGRLYATVFEGSADDNQERDNEAAGYWEQYLPKDRILNGNKKDNFWEMGETGPCGPCSEVHVDIRSDEERAKVPGRDLVNMDHPQVIEIWNLVFIQFNRKANGNLESLPAKHVDTGMGFERLCMVLQGVQSNYDTDVFQNTIAEIGKLCNKKYGEDEKIDIAMRVIADHLRAVAFAIADGQLPSNNKAGYVIRRILRRAVRYGYTFLDLKDAFIYRLVDVLKENMGEAFPELVSQQTLIEKVIKEEEESFLRTLSTGIKMLDDIISKAKKDGAKEIAGKDAFVLYDTFGFPLDLTELITRENDLGVDEKGFAVEMQAQKDRSRNAAAQETDDWVELRKIEKTEFLGYDKLEAEIKIARYRKVTQKKKSFYQLVFDQTPFYGESGGQVGDAGYIEFDGVKTSIIDTQKENNLTVHLVNQLPENPEETFYAVVNAKRRTNIANNHTATHLLHAALREVLGSHVEQKGSLVNADHLRFDFSHFQKMSDEEIAAVEKLVNEKIRENSVKEENREMPIEEAKATGAMMLFGEKYGEAVRVIKFGESIELCGGTHVAATGQIGLLKIVSESAIAAGVRRIEAITADRAEKYINDQLSLLDSIRESVKGSKDVLGSVIALNEQNTELTKQLEAFQRENLKNVKANLKSKILMENGVNIISGKIILENAALIKDLAFQLKSEVDDLYLVIGAEVKGKPNLTVMISDNIVADKGLNAGQIVREAGKEIKGGGGGQPFYATAGGKDVDGLQAAIEKALSFLQ
- a CDS encoding MerR family transcriptional regulator; translation: MPYKKPKIEKMLYSIGEVAEMFGVNVSHIRYWENQFEALKPVKNKKGNRQFTPKDLETIRMINHLVKERGLTIDGARKKLKENPEDTLNNFEVVKRLQDIKQELIAIKKGLGENEN
- a CDS encoding LemA family protein; translated protein: MKRLRIVLIALVSVVLFSSCGYNKMVEMDEQVTASWAQVENVYQRRADLIPNLVNTVKGYAEHEQETLTGVIEARSKATSVNIDPTNLNPQTIQQFNQAQEGLSSALSKLMVVVERYPDLKANQNFLELQAQLEGTENRIAVERRKFNQTTQSYNAYIRKFPRVIYAGWFGFEKKTYFEAQQGAEQAPEVQF
- a CDS encoding M23 family metallopeptidase, translating into MAKKKYKFNPDTLSYESVGLSWKAKATKLLTYFASSLALAIVITLIFVNFYDTPRSKRLMRENKRLITQYELLSKDLDKVENVLSELQQRDDNIYRVIFEAEPIPSTVRNAGFGGVNKYSELEDMDNAELVIATAHKLDVISKQAYIQSKSYDEVLELALNKEKMLASLPAIMPITNKDLKRTSSGWGYRMHPIYKVRKMHWGQDFTAPVGTPVYATGDGKVTEVKGSKRSKVGFGLHVKIDHGYGYETLYGHLNGFNVKRGQQVKRGEIIGYLGNTGGSTAPHLHYEVHKDGRKVNPAYYMFKDLTPQEYDKMIAISSNIGQSLD
- a CDS encoding TPM domain-containing protein gives rise to the protein MKRTIILLFALVVTATSVLAQIPERPKPARLVNDFANLLSDGEQQNMENALEQFARKTSTQIVVVTVPDLEGYDRADYAQRLGENWGVGQKGNDNGLVVLVKPKVGNSRGQVFIATGYGLEGVLPDAIVNTTVVNEEMIPRFKQNDYYGGLAAGLNVIMDITRGEYTAENYQEKVEAGGSAGIPLGIIFFVLLITLFGRRRRGRFYSPGRSLPFWMAMGMMSGSHRSSGSFGNFSSGSGSFGGGGFGGFGGGSFGGGGAGGSW
- a CDS encoding C4-type zinc ribbon domain-containing protein; protein product: MNAPYSRQEDKDISVEEKLRALHELQSVVSEVDKIKTLRGELPLEVQDLEDEIAGLKTRLVNLDDEVKNLDTSINNKKIAIKDSQALIVKYTEQQNNVRNNREFDSLSKEMEFQNLEIELSEKRIKEFTAEMTQKKETITASKEQLKEREEDLDRKKNELSEITEETKIEEEKLRAKSEKIESFIEPRLLGAFKRIRKNARNGLAVVTIQRDACGGCFNKIPPQRQLDIASRKKIIVCEYCGRILVDQNINVVEDIAE
- a CDS encoding TPM domain-containing protein, whose product is MGVQKYFSEAGKLQITNAIRVAETNTSGEIRVHIENHCKGDVLDRAAYLFEKLEMHKTELRNGVLFYLAVEDKKFAILGDGGINQKVANDFWESTKEVVIAKLKEGKYAEALADGIIMAGEQLKTHFPYQDDDVNELSDEISFGK
- a CDS encoding urocanate hydratase, with amino-acid sequence MNLAAFKTAILLGIPNELPLPKPFETNINHAPKRKDILSAKEKKLALKNALRYFPAKFHEVLAPEFLNELETFGRIYMYRFRPDYKMYARPIDEYPAKSKQAASIMLMIQNNLDYAVAQHPHELITYGGNGAVFQNWAQYLLTMKYLAEMTEEQTLVMYSGHPMGLYPSHKNAPRVVVTNGMVIPNYSGRDDYERMNALGVSQYGQMTAGSYMYIGPQGIVHGTTITVMNAARLHSPGDFGGKIFVTSGLGGMSGAQPKATVIAGMVCIVAEVNPKAVEVRHSQGWVDEVFTDLNELIARAQKARDKKETVSLAFQGNIVDLWEKLAEENIPVELGSDQTSLHNPFAGGYYPAGLSFEESNKMMAENPEQFKEEVYKTLRRHVSAVNKLTQNGMYFWDYGNAFLLEAGRAGADITKADGEFKYPSYVQDIMGPLFFDYGFGPFRWVCTSGKAEDLETTDQIAADVLAEIAASAPEEITGQMEDNIHWIKEAGKNKLVVGSQARILYADCTGRTKIAKAFNDAIADGRISAPIVLGRDHHDVSGTDSPYRETSNIYDGSSFTADMAVQNFVGDGFRGATWISLHNGGGVGWGEVINGGFGMTIDGSPEAEDRLKMMLHWDVNNGISRRSWARNKPARFAIEQAMKENPNLKVTLPEEADDTLLNNLL
- a CDS encoding Nif3-like dinuclear metal center hexameric protein, producing MKIKDITNFIEELAPLKLQESYDNAGLILGDKNAKVSAVLITLDVTETIVDEAIKRKAELIIAHHPIIFSGLKKITGKNYIERTLIKAIKNDVAIYAAHTNLDSVTGGVNGKICEKLGLENCKILQPTGGMLKKLVTYVPVDHANQVREAIFTAGAGHIGEYDSCSFNVHGQGTFRGSETTNPFVGKKGEQHYENEIRVETIFLDYLQGKVINSLIQAHPYEEVAYDIYSLDNKFDQIGAGMIGSLPKEKSETAFLSQLKKTFDVKMIRHTALQDKKVKKIAVCGGAGSFLLNQAIASGADFFVTGDFKYHQFFDAENKIVIADIGHFESEQFTKELFYELLTKNFPKFAVHLSEVNTNPVFYF